The genomic interval CAATTCGACGATACAGATCGAGCAGAAAGAGTGAAGAAGGGATCCTTTTTTAATTGGTTTTATTTCTCTGTGAATATCGGTGCACTTTTATCCAGCAGTTTTCTTGTGTGGGTGCAAGACAGTTATGGGTGGGCTCTGGGCTTTGGTATTCCTACACTGTTTATGGGCCTAGCCATTATAAGTTTTTTCTCAGGGACCTCACTTTATAGATTTCAAAAACCGGGTGGAAGTCCTATTACAAGAGTATGCCAGGTGGTCGTAGCTTCTCTTCGCAAGTGGAAGGTAGATGTCCCCCATGATAGTTCTCTTCTCCATGAACTACCAGGCAAAGCCTCAGCAATCAAAGGGAGTAGAAAGTTGGAGCACACAGATGAACTCAAGTACATCTCTGAACTTTTCTTACTTCTTTAAATGTTAAATGAATCTTGAGCCAAGTCCTCTTAAGTCATTTTGCTACTCAGGCAGGACATGCATCTTTAGATTTGTAAAAGGGCTAACTGGAGATTCTTATGTACATAAGTTGCCAAGAGGTTCTCTTGCTATCTCTATGTAACATCTTTTAAGAATCCATAAGTTGTCGATGATGGTCAGTCTCAGAAATCACTTGTTTGGTATATATCATAAGCGGAAAGCCTCAAATAGAATTATAAAATCAGATTAGAACCGGAAGAATTGCTAATAAATCACTGCAAAAAGATCCAGAAAATATCTTAGTCTTTACAAGTACGTTGCGAATGGGGTTTAGCCAACTTGTTCGTAATGTTTGCATTGTTACTTTCTAAAAGAGTTTGTGTATATATTTAGTTTCCATTTTCTGTGTATGAGAGATTATAAAGATCATAGATGAGTTTACTCAGCTGAAAGTTATTATCAACTTGCAGAATATTTCATACTTATTCCAACTACGGTAAGGAGCTTAAGAACTACATGATTCACCCACTCGTCCCGGAAAGAAATTTCACCCACCTAAGTAAAGAACTGTTACAAATAATGAAGAAAGTAATAGATCAATTTAGATAACCAGACACATTTAAAGCAAAGAGCGAATTGACCACTTCCACACAGGACTAGTTTGTAGTTCGAGGTCTGTCccccatgtgcatacctccattttaCCTTCACATCATATGAAACCAATGTTCTTCTGTTGGAGATAAGCCAACTGTGGACTGATTTACTAAATAGTATAcagaggaaaaaataaaaagatgattATATCAATTGTTTCACAAGTGCATGATCAACTATTTTTAGACACTATGTTTTCAGAAGCTAGCATTTTGTCTAAATATGCTATGAAATTTACATATACACGAGTTATAATATGTATTTACATATAAATATATGCAATAATCTGTTATGATTTCTTCTTGGTATGGCATGTTGAACTGTTCAatattaacaaatatgaacttcaGGTTTCTTGACAAGGCTGCAACAGTTTTAGATCTTGATGAGAGGATCGAAAGCTTCTCCAACCCATGGAGGCTCTGCACAGTCACTCAGGTGGAAGAACTGAAGTTATTGGTACGCATCTTCCCAATCTGGGCTACCAGCATTGTGTTTGCTGCTGTCATTGCGCAGATCTCTACATTGTTTGTCGAACAAGGGATGGTTCTTGAGACGACCATTGCTTCATTCAGCATTCCTCCTGCATCTCTATCTACCTTTAATGCGATCAGTGTTATCTTATGGATTCCAGTCTACGACAGGGTTCTTGTGCCATTAGCAAGGAGATTCACGGGCAATGAGAGAGGCTTTTCAGAATTGCAGAGGATGGGTATCGGCCTTTTCATATCTATACTGGCAATGGCTGCAGCAGCACTGCTGGAGATAAAGCGTTTGAGCATCGCAAAGGCTGAGCATTTGGAGCACCAAAAAGTGGCAGTTCCCCTCAGCATCTTCTGGCAGATACCTCAGCATGTCTTGGCTGGAGCGGCAGAAGTATTCACAGCCATCGGGCAGCTCGAATTTTTCTATGATCAGTCTCCTGATGCCATGAGAAGTCTCTGTAGTGCGCTATCATTTGTCACAAATGCACTGGGGAATTACCTAAGCTCTCTGATCCTGACCATTGTGACACATATAACAACCCAAGGAGGGAAGACTGGGTGGATTTCTGATAATTTAAATGAAGGGCATCTCGATTTCTTCTTCTGGCTTCTAGCTGCACTCGGTTTGTTGAACCTTCTAGTTTATGTTTACTGTGCCATGAAGTATAAAAGCAAGAAGGCTTCTTGAAGTCTGTCTTTGTTGTGTACAAATACTGTTACAAGATGCTAGAATGGTTATAGATGTGTCACTTAACCATGTAAAGTATCCTTCCTATGTGATGCTTTAGATCAGGAAGATGATAATA from Phoenix dactylifera cultivar Barhee BC4 unplaced genomic scaffold, palm_55x_up_171113_PBpolish2nd_filt_p 001908F, whole genome shotgun sequence carries:
- the LOC120109214 gene encoding protein NRT1/ PTR FAMILY 8.3-like; the protein is MGSQEEKPKLLLEDGLSSENGNGGPYTGDGSVDIHGNPVLKNGTGNWRACPFILGTECCERLAYYGIATNLVAYLAKKLHEGNAPAARNVTTWQGTCYLTPLIGAISADAYWGRYWTIAVFLTIYFIGMGTLTLSASVPAFRPPSCAGSICPEARPAQYAVLFIGLYLIALGSGGIKPCISSLGADQFDDTDRAERVKKGSFFNWFYFSVNIGALLSSSFLVWVQDSYGWALGFGIPTLFMGLAIISFFSGTSLYRFQKPGGSPITRVCQVVVASLRKWKVDVPHDSSLLHELPGKASAIKGSRKLEHTDELKFLDKAATVLDLDERIESFSNPWRLCTVTQVEELKLLVRIFPIWATSIVFAAVIAQISTLFVEQGMVLETTIASFSIPPASLSTFNAISVILWIPVYDRVLVPLARRFTGNERGFSELQRMGIGLFISILAMAAAALLEIKRLSIAKAEHLEHQKVAVPLSIFWQIPQHVLAGAAEVFTAIGQLEFFYDQSPDAMRSLCSALSFVTNALGNYLSSLILTIVTHITTQGGKTGWISDNLNEGHLDFFFWLLAALGLLNLLVYVYCAMKYKSKKAS